A stretch of the Sorangium aterium genome encodes the following:
- a CDS encoding FG-GAP-like repeat-containing protein — protein MAILVLVLVACGTHERQAVDGLGTAVSAATVTVPPVLRDPLEMPQASIVRGDDVGYLPGEGQVTADGAFTYTIPLDVPQGLGVTPDLALRYSSRGGNGPVGRGWSVAGSSSVIARCDATIATEGRADGVDYDASDSYCLDGKKLVPVKWSDQRGEYRTEDDEMSRIFELGGASAGGPGAFEVRTKDGRIRIYEETYATQVVARSVAERSARVVTPLWLLSRELDRSGNEIRYLYEKHIASEPPYSHEFLIETIAYGPGSSPRRKIVFEYEDRPDPSISYKSGVRWRSTRRLKTISMWAPNPGTTRKVWEYTLDYEVGQLGRSLLSSVQKCGREGTCLWPKRLHWVHEDPLQFAGGPVLPVSGVVTSLRVFDANGDGKDDILRAIDVPTPPGLPRPVIGLPHPYDPPEPPDELYLSLSQPGSDISFRTVRVNPARSALENTNLKHSRPIDADGDGKVELLAYDTKTCGYQLVQWSDTKEAFFATRTTVSAGTEFYCTGKFSSPPPALELVDLDGDALLDVVIAFAPSQLESFWSIQLNEGGLFGERIETGVRAARGRCPGAVGGDLDGDGRGELVVGEVVVGEEITCQGGVAIGLDEAGEVTTTPAFPLEREGAPVALADINGDGLSDALWVHAGSVELSVNTGNGLGPAVPLSDPGMVEVLGLETNESGGKVVEPFDLNHDGRDDLLVSISGAFNPWPSEPRYIDRIIALLSRGDGTFLREEIGWEEPEMGTHYSPIPAGDAMWSGDFDGDGRADVLTRDGSSLEVTLAAGPDVELLSGVSDGDQPRSHRVQVRYGRTDPASEPRAMCTYPQLCVRRGVPVVAWLGGLERPGGTRYRFEDLRTDLLGRGALGFGRMMEWSSAWPVERVTTFDHATRVGMTYPFAGRPRSIQEVTPILPHGPLGARDCEPLTDGSCTLEEGPARARARVVHQELDYQVVQLNGGRSYFVATQGMARREYEDPEVSIDWNEEARTHCVDVDDPGGAAPIRQSATYEVDDYGNLRKETVQTEGGVRREVTRTFDVRPGVWLVGLIDTQAERAYEVGSTLPGKLHIDYHHDERGLLDEVKIEPDSTDADVRETTSLVYDEAGRLTQERREAPGEAPRIWNYEHDDMSGEGIFVSQTWNGLGVSHWTYTHPAYGVLIGEIDVNGAWSTRVHDDLGRLRRTISGTGAVSETAMAAWVDAGKTAGLTVETTLSRGGRAVATVDERGLVVEEAERSFDGRMKVRARSYDVFGRLLSVSRPGFGAAAEEKAERTYDSLGRVLSETGPDGARQRYEHELLQTITIDPEGRRSRRVVDPEGRPRETAVEVDGAWQSTMFAYGLNSKLWKVTDPKGNVTEMQHDIRGRRTTVRDPDAGTRRTRYNGHGEIREEVNALGEWTVVVRDAMGRRRQVKRVDEVTTFTWDTAPHGVGQLAGVVSPDGTAVSYTYGAMGRVSEVRTSVEGEEFAVGVTYTPDGLRDELLYPKVPGRDRFRVKHVYEDGSLSELRASQDDGTTRLLWKVHKRNADGALLAATFGNEVFVQRTYDPVTGRLETAQATKSEPLQALTYGYYEDGRVRERRDSVALRIETFQYDDAGRLERWDLAAPDGAQGTEYNYDELGNLRTVAVDGVLAEESRHDPAGRPHVAVAHGGVAFKHDAAGRLEWSSEGLNIGYTAFDLPRWVEKKGERWEFLYDAFGARVKKTHGEEETVYIGGVYERRTDAGGTRHVFRVASPEGEVAQVVFAAPKDERTLYVHSDPLGSVGVVTDAAGKEVERLHYEPFGRRIEADGRAPGVAKGEVKHGFTGHRHDDELGLIDMRGRLYDPNQRRFLTPDPLVTDPLWGQSYNRYSYVMNDPVNLVDPTGLYWKKVTYTDGSTGWAEFDDTTGALIGIEAETIEVVAPSGDGQSPPPGGSRERGGPEIRRDLAQFFAAGNEYFEQGGGSSVGDDYSGAGDTLAATLERGVRLSDLTGEKPMPNLVSGSVMGDPDIVPRFTWSAAVARDFHNSLELGGLAWHAGNDGEAFMLDLRAAMDVVALCGTVAVESGIGVAMVLGAVLPKLGGGASGADAAKGVTRDLHGEAVAARDALAAELAQTRHPPATVVGAYSPSVGRAIAGASRGGGLGCAEGVCSEALGHPPDIRFTPAVRPRTGQPIDVCSTCESTYGRGAFPDPATGFQTDRGGQ, from the coding sequence TTGGCCATTCTCGTGCTGGTCCTCGTCGCGTGCGGCACGCACGAGCGGCAGGCTGTCGACGGGCTCGGCACGGCCGTCTCCGCGGCGACGGTCACCGTGCCGCCTGTCCTGCGCGATCCGCTGGAGATGCCGCAGGCATCGATCGTCCGCGGCGACGATGTCGGCTACCTCCCTGGCGAGGGGCAGGTCACTGCGGATGGCGCCTTCACCTACACCATTCCGCTCGACGTTCCGCAGGGGCTCGGGGTGACGCCAGACCTCGCGCTCCGCTACTCGAGCCGCGGAGGCAACGGCCCTGTGGGGCGCGGGTGGAGCGTCGCCGGCAGCTCGTCGGTGATCGCGCGCTGCGATGCGACGATCGCCACGGAGGGGCGGGCCGACGGCGTGGACTACGACGCGTCCGATAGCTATTGCCTCGACGGCAAGAAGCTCGTCCCGGTGAAGTGGTCCGATCAGCGAGGCGAATACCGCACCGAGGACGACGAGATGTCGAGGATCTTCGAGCTCGGCGGGGCGAGCGCGGGCGGGCCGGGGGCCTTCGAGGTGCGCACCAAGGACGGCCGGATCCGCATTTACGAGGAGACGTACGCCACGCAGGTCGTGGCTCGCAGCGTGGCCGAGCGGTCGGCCCGCGTCGTGACGCCGCTTTGGCTGCTCTCGCGCGAGCTGGACCGCTCGGGGAACGAGATCCGGTACCTGTACGAAAAGCACATCGCCTCCGAACCGCCTTACTCGCACGAGTTCCTGATCGAGACGATCGCCTATGGGCCGGGCTCATCGCCTCGCCGGAAGATCGTGTTCGAGTACGAGGACCGCCCTGACCCGAGCATCTCGTACAAGAGCGGGGTCCGCTGGCGGTCGACGAGGCGGCTCAAGACGATCTCGATGTGGGCTCCGAATCCGGGGACGACGCGGAAGGTCTGGGAGTACACGCTCGATTACGAGGTGGGGCAGCTCGGCCGGAGCCTGCTCTCCTCCGTGCAGAAGTGCGGACGGGAGGGGACGTGCCTCTGGCCGAAGCGGCTGCACTGGGTGCACGAGGACCCTTTGCAGTTCGCCGGTGGTCCGGTGCTCCCCGTCTCCGGGGTCGTCACCTCGCTGCGCGTCTTCGACGCCAACGGGGACGGTAAGGACGACATCCTCCGCGCCATCGACGTTCCGACGCCCCCGGGGCTCCCGCGCCCTGTGATCGGGCTGCCCCATCCCTACGACCCGCCGGAGCCGCCGGACGAGCTGTACCTGAGCCTCTCCCAGCCGGGCAGCGACATTTCGTTCCGGACCGTGCGCGTCAATCCGGCGCGGTCCGCGCTGGAGAACACCAACCTCAAGCACAGCCGTCCGATCGACGCCGACGGGGACGGCAAGGTGGAGCTGCTCGCCTATGACACCAAGACGTGTGGCTACCAGCTCGTCCAATGGAGCGATACGAAGGAAGCGTTCTTCGCCACGCGCACGACGGTGTCGGCGGGTACGGAGTTCTACTGTACGGGCAAGTTCTCGTCGCCCCCGCCCGCGCTCGAGCTGGTCGATCTGGACGGTGATGCGTTGCTCGATGTCGTGATCGCGTTCGCGCCGTCCCAGCTCGAGTCGTTCTGGAGCATCCAGCTGAACGAGGGCGGCTTGTTCGGCGAGCGCATCGAGACGGGCGTGCGCGCCGCGCGCGGCAGGTGTCCGGGGGCGGTCGGCGGCGACCTCGACGGCGATGGCCGCGGCGAGCTGGTCGTCGGCGAGGTGGTCGTCGGCGAGGAGATCACGTGCCAGGGAGGGGTGGCGATCGGGCTTGATGAGGCCGGGGAGGTGACGACCACGCCAGCGTTCCCGCTCGAGCGAGAGGGGGCGCCGGTGGCGCTCGCCGACATCAACGGCGACGGGCTGAGCGACGCGCTGTGGGTCCACGCGGGCTCGGTGGAGCTCAGCGTGAACACGGGCAACGGGCTCGGGCCCGCGGTGCCGCTGTCGGATCCCGGGATGGTGGAGGTGCTGGGCCTGGAGACGAACGAGTCGGGAGGGAAGGTGGTCGAGCCGTTCGACCTGAACCACGACGGGCGCGACGATCTCCTCGTGTCGATCTCCGGCGCGTTCAACCCCTGGCCGTCCGAGCCTCGCTACATCGATCGCATCATCGCGCTCCTCTCGCGCGGCGATGGCACGTTCCTGCGCGAGGAGATCGGATGGGAGGAGCCGGAGATGGGGACGCACTACTCGCCCATCCCCGCCGGAGACGCGATGTGGAGCGGCGACTTCGACGGTGACGGCCGCGCCGACGTGCTCACACGGGACGGGTCTTCGCTCGAGGTCACGCTCGCGGCCGGGCCGGACGTGGAGCTCCTCAGCGGCGTCTCGGACGGCGATCAGCCGAGATCCCACCGCGTGCAGGTCCGGTACGGCCGGACGGATCCGGCGTCAGAGCCTCGGGCTATGTGCACGTATCCGCAACTGTGTGTACGCCGTGGGGTGCCGGTGGTGGCGTGGCTGGGCGGGCTCGAGAGGCCCGGCGGGACGCGCTACCGCTTCGAGGACCTGCGGACGGACCTGCTCGGGCGCGGAGCGCTCGGGTTCGGGCGGATGATGGAGTGGAGCAGCGCGTGGCCCGTGGAGCGGGTCACCACCTTCGACCATGCGACGCGGGTGGGCATGACCTATCCCTTCGCCGGGCGCCCGCGGTCGATCCAGGAGGTCACGCCGATTCTGCCCCACGGCCCGCTGGGCGCGCGCGACTGCGAGCCGCTGACCGACGGATCATGCACGCTCGAGGAGGGCCCCGCGCGCGCGCGGGCGCGGGTGGTCCACCAGGAGCTCGATTACCAGGTGGTGCAGCTCAACGGGGGTCGCAGCTATTTCGTTGCCACGCAGGGGATGGCGCGACGCGAGTACGAGGACCCGGAGGTGAGCATCGACTGGAACGAGGAGGCGCGCACGCACTGCGTGGACGTGGACGACCCCGGCGGCGCGGCGCCGATCCGGCAGAGCGCGACGTATGAGGTCGACGACTATGGCAACCTGCGGAAGGAGACCGTTCAGACCGAGGGAGGCGTGCGCCGCGAGGTGACGAGGACGTTCGACGTGCGGCCTGGTGTGTGGCTCGTCGGGCTGATCGACACGCAGGCGGAGCGCGCGTACGAGGTCGGCTCGACCCTGCCGGGGAAGCTGCACATCGACTACCACCATGACGAGCGCGGGCTGCTCGACGAGGTGAAGATCGAGCCGGACAGCACGGACGCCGATGTCCGGGAGACGACCTCGCTCGTCTACGACGAGGCTGGGCGGCTGACGCAGGAGAGGCGCGAGGCGCCCGGGGAAGCGCCGCGGATCTGGAACTATGAGCACGACGATATGTCGGGCGAAGGGATCTTCGTCAGCCAGACGTGGAACGGGCTCGGTGTGTCGCACTGGACGTACACGCACCCGGCGTACGGGGTGCTGATCGGCGAAATCGACGTGAACGGCGCGTGGTCGACGCGGGTGCATGACGATCTCGGGCGGCTGAGGAGGACGATCTCCGGCACCGGCGCGGTGAGCGAGACGGCGATGGCGGCGTGGGTGGACGCCGGCAAGACGGCGGGGCTGACCGTGGAGACGACGCTGTCGCGCGGAGGCCGCGCGGTGGCGACGGTGGACGAGCGGGGCCTTGTGGTGGAAGAGGCGGAGCGGTCGTTCGACGGGCGGATGAAGGTGCGCGCGCGATCGTACGACGTGTTCGGGCGGCTGCTGTCGGTGAGTCGGCCCGGGTTCGGCGCGGCCGCCGAGGAGAAGGCCGAGCGGACGTACGACAGCCTGGGCCGTGTGCTCTCGGAGACTGGGCCGGACGGCGCGCGCCAGCGGTACGAGCACGAGCTGCTGCAGACGATCACGATCGACCCGGAAGGGCGGCGCAGCCGGAGGGTCGTGGATCCCGAGGGGCGGCCGCGCGAGACGGCGGTGGAGGTGGACGGCGCGTGGCAGTCGACGATGTTCGCCTACGGGCTGAACAGCAAGCTGTGGAAAGTGACCGACCCGAAGGGGAACGTGACGGAGATGCAGCACGACATCCGCGGGCGGCGCACGACCGTGCGCGACCCGGACGCCGGGACGCGGCGGACGCGGTACAACGGTCATGGGGAGATCCGGGAGGAGGTGAACGCGCTAGGGGAGTGGACGGTGGTGGTGCGGGACGCGATGGGGCGGAGGCGCCAGGTGAAGCGCGTCGACGAGGTGACGACGTTCACGTGGGACACGGCGCCGCACGGGGTGGGTCAGCTCGCCGGCGTGGTGAGCCCGGATGGGACCGCGGTCTCCTATACGTATGGCGCGATGGGGCGGGTCTCGGAGGTGCGGACGAGCGTCGAGGGCGAGGAGTTCGCGGTCGGGGTCACGTACACGCCTGACGGGCTGCGCGATGAGCTCCTGTACCCGAAGGTGCCGGGGCGGGATCGCTTTCGCGTGAAGCACGTGTACGAGGACGGGTCGCTGTCGGAGCTGCGCGCGAGCCAGGATGACGGGACGACTCGGCTCCTGTGGAAGGTGCACAAGAGGAACGCGGATGGGGCGCTGCTGGCGGCGACCTTCGGCAACGAGGTGTTCGTGCAGCGGACGTACGATCCGGTGACGGGGCGGCTGGAGACGGCGCAGGCGACCAAGAGCGAGCCGCTGCAGGCGCTGACGTACGGGTACTACGAAGACGGCCGGGTGCGCGAGCGGCGCGACAGCGTCGCGTTGCGGATCGAGACGTTCCAGTACGACGACGCGGGCCGGCTGGAGAGGTGGGACCTCGCCGCGCCGGATGGTGCGCAGGGAACGGAGTACAATTACGACGAGCTTGGCAACCTGCGCACGGTCGCGGTCGACGGGGTGCTGGCGGAGGAGAGCCGCCACGATCCGGCGGGACGGCCCCATGTGGCCGTGGCGCACGGTGGGGTGGCGTTCAAACACGACGCGGCCGGGCGGCTGGAGTGGTCGAGCGAGGGGCTGAACATCGGGTACACCGCGTTCGATCTGCCGAGGTGGGTAGAGAAGAAGGGCGAGCGCTGGGAGTTCCTGTACGACGCGTTCGGGGCGCGGGTGAAGAAGACGCACGGCGAGGAGGAGACGGTCTACATCGGCGGTGTGTACGAGCGGCGCACGGACGCGGGCGGGACGCGGCACGTGTTCCGCGTGGCGTCGCCCGAGGGCGAGGTGGCGCAGGTGGTCTTCGCGGCCCCCAAGGACGAGCGGACGCTGTATGTGCACAGTGACCCGCTGGGGAGCGTGGGGGTCGTGACGGACGCGGCGGGCAAGGAGGTGGAGCGGCTGCACTACGAGCCGTTCGGGCGGCGGATCGAGGCCGACGGCAGGGCGCCGGGCGTGGCGAAGGGCGAGGTGAAGCACGGGTTCACAGGGCACCGGCACGACGACGAGCTCGGGCTCATCGACATGCGCGGGAGGCTGTATGATCCGAACCAGCGCCGCTTCTTGACGCCGGACCCGCTCGTGACCGACCCGCTGTGGGGGCAGAGCTACAACCGGTACAGCTATGTGATGAACGATCCGGTGAACCTCGTGGATCCGACGGGGTTGTACTGGAAGAAGGTCACGTATACCGACGGCAGTACGGGGTGGGCGGAGTTCGACGACACCACCGGAGCGCTGATCGGGATAGAGGCGGAGACCATCGAGGTCGTTGCGCCATCTGGGGATGGGCAGTCTCCGCCTCCCGGTGGGTCGCGTGAGCGAGGGGGCCCGGAGATCAGGAGAGATTTGGCGCAGTTCTTCGCGGCCGGAAACGAGTACTTCGAGCAGGGCGGCGGCTCTTCGGTCGGCGACGACTATTCGGGCGCCGGGGACACGCTGGCCGCGACGCTGGAGCGCGGGGTCAGGCTGTCGGATCTGACCGGAGAGAAGCCGATGCCGAACCTGGTGAGCGGGTCGGTGATGGGGGATCCGGACATCGTGCCGAGGTTCACCTGGTCGGCGGCCGTCGCGCGGGACTTCCACAACTCCCTCGAACTCGGGGGGCTGGCATGGCACGCGGGCAATGACGGCGAGGCGTTCATGCTGGACCTCCGGGCAGCGATGGATGTCGTGGCGCTGTGCGGGACGGTTGCCGTCGAGAGCGGCATCGGAGTGGCGATGGTCCTCGGCGCCGTGCTGCCGAAGCTGGGGGGAGGGGCGTCGGGGGCAGATGCCGCAAAGGGTGTGACTCGCGACCTTCACGGAGAAGCGGTTGCTGCGCGGGATGCGCTCGCGGCAGAGCTGGCCCAAACACGGCATCCGCCTGCAACCGTGGTCGGCGCATACTCTCCATCGGTTGGGCGGGCGATAGCGGGAGCGAGTCGGGGTGGCGGACTTGGCTGCGCAGAGGGCGTCTGCTCAGAAGCTCTCGGGCATCCGCCTGACATCCGTTTCACGCCGGCCGTGAGGCCCCGCACGGGGCAACCAATCGATGTATGTTCAACCTGCGAATCGACGTACGGCCGCGGTGCGTTTCCGGATCCGGCCACGGGCTTTCAAACCGACCGAGGAGGGCAGTGA
- a CDS encoding glycogen/starch/alpha-glucan phosphorylase has product MANPIDADPNRQRETPAQRDNVTQQRDTPAAFFRGNSAPDARTGMHPVALRRAFADHLHYSRARESMTATPFDRYVALALSARDRLVDRWTKTQHTYYEQDVKRGYYLSAEFLLGRALVANLQALDIYDSYKTVLGELGLDLDELVEQEPDAGLGNGGLGRLAACFLDSMATIGLPTYGYGIRYEFGIFEQVIRDGYQVERADEWLRFGNPWEIERPEHAVPVSFGGYTERVPDKRGGFRVVWRHSEQVIGVPFDTPIAGYQSNTVNTLRLWSARAGEEFDFELFNAGDYVHAVHEKNQSEVISKVLYPNDNFDKGKELRLRQEYFFVACSIADIVNRYNRVHPDFSRFAEKNAIQLNDTHPAIAIAELMRVLIDDHLLAWEDAWKQTVGAFGYTNHTLLPEALERWPVALFERLLPRHLEIIYEINRRFLREVMDAHPQDQDRVARMSLIEEGHERHVRMAHLAVVGSHSVNGVAKLHSELVKRDLLRDFYDLWPERFNNKTNGVTFRRWLLACNPALAALVTEKVGPKWVTEFERLRELERHLEDPEFIERIAAVKRANKVALAKVIAQELDINVDPASIFDVQIKRLHEYKRQLLNALHIVALYLRQKRGEQIMPRTFIFGAKAAPGYRQAKLIIKFIHAVAYVVNGDRRHTGLRVAFMPNYRVSLAERIIPAADVSEQISTAGMEASGTGNMKLALNGALTVGTLDGANIEIRDAVGPENFFLFGLTADEVIARRNEHFEGRSAVLADPELREVIELISSGFFSPEYRELFQPLLDRLLGRDEYMMLADFKAYSACQRDVEAAYADRQSWLRKSALNIARVGEFSSDRTVREYARDIWGLTPVEIDLGAAMSLV; this is encoded by the coding sequence ATGGCCAACCCGATCGACGCCGACCCCAACCGTCAGAGAGAAACCCCCGCCCAGCGAGACAACGTCACCCAGCAACGCGACACCCCCGCCGCATTTTTCCGCGGCAACTCGGCGCCGGACGCCCGTACCGGCATGCACCCCGTCGCGCTGCGCCGCGCCTTCGCCGATCACCTGCACTACTCGCGCGCCCGGGAGTCCATGACCGCCACGCCGTTCGACCGGTACGTGGCCCTCGCCCTGTCGGCGCGCGATCGCCTCGTCGACCGGTGGACGAAGACGCAGCACACCTACTACGAGCAGGACGTCAAGCGCGGCTACTACCTCTCCGCAGAGTTCCTCCTCGGCCGGGCGCTCGTCGCCAACCTGCAGGCGCTCGACATCTACGACAGCTACAAGACCGTGCTCGGCGAGCTCGGCCTCGACCTCGATGAGCTCGTCGAGCAAGAGCCCGACGCCGGGCTCGGCAATGGCGGCCTCGGTCGGCTCGCGGCGTGCTTCCTCGACTCCATGGCCACGATCGGCCTGCCCACCTACGGGTACGGCATCCGGTACGAGTTCGGCATCTTCGAGCAGGTCATCCGCGACGGCTACCAGGTCGAGCGCGCCGACGAGTGGCTGCGCTTCGGCAACCCCTGGGAGATCGAGCGCCCCGAGCACGCCGTCCCGGTCTCGTTCGGCGGCTACACCGAGCGCGTCCCCGACAAGCGCGGCGGCTTCCGCGTGGTCTGGCGCCACTCCGAGCAGGTCATCGGCGTCCCGTTCGACACGCCCATCGCGGGCTACCAGTCGAACACCGTCAACACGCTCCGCCTCTGGTCGGCCCGCGCGGGCGAGGAGTTCGACTTCGAGCTCTTCAACGCGGGCGACTACGTGCACGCCGTCCACGAGAAGAACCAGTCGGAGGTCATCTCCAAGGTCCTCTACCCGAACGACAACTTCGACAAGGGCAAGGAGCTGCGCCTCCGGCAGGAGTACTTCTTCGTCGCCTGCTCCATCGCCGACATCGTGAACCGCTACAACCGCGTCCACCCGGACTTCTCGCGCTTCGCCGAGAAGAACGCGATCCAGCTGAACGACACCCACCCCGCCATCGCGATCGCCGAGCTGATGCGCGTCCTCATCGACGACCACCTGCTCGCCTGGGAGGACGCGTGGAAGCAGACGGTCGGGGCCTTCGGGTACACGAACCACACCCTGCTGCCCGAGGCGCTCGAGCGCTGGCCCGTCGCGCTCTTCGAGCGGCTCCTGCCGCGGCACCTCGAGATCATCTACGAGATCAACCGGCGGTTCTTGCGCGAGGTGATGGACGCCCACCCGCAAGACCAGGACCGCGTCGCGAGGATGTCCCTCATCGAGGAAGGCCACGAGCGGCACGTGCGCATGGCCCACCTCGCGGTCGTCGGCTCGCACTCGGTGAACGGCGTGGCCAAGCTCCACTCCGAGCTCGTCAAGCGCGACCTGCTCCGCGACTTCTACGACCTCTGGCCCGAGCGGTTCAACAACAAGACGAACGGCGTCACGTTCAGGCGGTGGCTGCTCGCCTGTAACCCCGCGCTCGCCGCGCTCGTCACCGAGAAGGTCGGCCCGAAGTGGGTGACGGAGTTCGAGCGGCTGCGCGAGCTCGAGCGCCACCTCGAGGACCCGGAGTTCATCGAGCGGATCGCCGCGGTGAAGCGCGCGAACAAGGTGGCGCTCGCCAAGGTCATCGCGCAGGAGCTCGACATCAACGTCGACCCCGCCTCGATCTTCGACGTCCAGATCAAGCGCCTCCACGAGTACAAGCGCCAGCTGCTCAACGCGCTCCACATCGTCGCGCTCTACCTGCGCCAGAAGCGCGGCGAGCAGATCATGCCGCGGACCTTCATCTTCGGCGCCAAGGCGGCGCCCGGCTACCGGCAGGCGAAGCTCATCATCAAGTTCATCCACGCCGTCGCCTACGTCGTGAACGGCGACCGGCGCCACACCGGGCTCCGGGTCGCGTTCATGCCGAATTACCGCGTCTCGCTGGCCGAGCGCATCATCCCCGCCGCCGACGTCTCCGAGCAGATCTCGACCGCGGGCATGGAGGCGTCGGGCACCGGCAACATGAAGCTCGCGCTGAACGGCGCGCTCACCGTCGGCACGCTCGACGGCGCGAACATCGAGATCCGCGACGCCGTGGGCCCGGAGAACTTCTTCCTGTTCGGCCTGACCGCCGACGAGGTCATCGCCCGCCGCAACGAGCACTTCGAGGGGCGCTCCGCGGTCCTGGCCGACCCGGAGCTGCGCGAGGTGATCGAGCTCATCTCGTCGGGCTTCTTCTCCCCGGAGTACCGCGAGCTCTTCCAGCCCCTGCTCGACCGGCTCCTCGGCCGGGACGAGTACATGATGCTGGCCGACTTCAAGGCCTACTCCGCCTGTCAGCGCGACGTGGAGGCGGCCTACGCCGACCGGCAGAGCTGGCTGCGCAAGTCCGCGCTCAACATCGCGCGCGTGGGCGAGTTCTCCTCGGACCGCACGGTGCGCGAGTACGCGCGCGACATCTGGGGCCTCACGCCCGTCGAGATCGACCTCGGCGCGGCCATGTCGCTCGTGTGA
- the clpS gene encoding ATP-dependent Clp protease adapter ClpS, translating to MPNDPEEREDKQGDLATERERKVEKARRYKVVFHNDDYTTMEFVVLVLMKFFHRTETEATHIMLSVHHRGHGVAGVYTKDVAETKVAQVQDFAKEHAMPLRLTAEPE from the coding sequence ATGCCGAACGATCCTGAGGAAAGAGAAGACAAGCAGGGCGACCTCGCGACCGAGCGGGAACGGAAGGTCGAGAAGGCCCGCCGCTACAAGGTCGTGTTTCACAACGACGACTACACGACGATGGAGTTCGTCGTGCTCGTCCTCATGAAGTTCTTCCACCGCACCGAGACGGAGGCCACGCACATCATGCTGAGCGTGCACCACCGCGGCCACGGGGTCGCCGGCGTGTACACGAAGGATGTCGCCGAGACCAAGGTCGCCCAAGTCCAGGACTTCGCCAAGGAGCACGCGATGCCCCTTCGGTTGACCGCCGAGCCGGAATGA